The genomic segment GCGCGTAACGCAGCCGGCAGTCCGTTTTTGCCATCGGTGCGGCGTATTGGGATGGAGTCGAATGaactgcagcgcctgccgtTGTCCCTGCTGGAGTGGTGCCCCTTGCTGGAGGAGTTGTTCTTGGCAATGAATGAGGCAATGCTCAATGAGCCTGTGTCCTATGACTGTCTCCAGAAGATACGCCGGCCTTCCACCAAGCGCGTCGTGCTCAGAGTTGATAACCGCCCTCGTTTCGTGAAGCAGCTCGAGGAGCAGCGTTGGGCTGGAACTCTGCCATGGCTGCACGTTGAGCTCAACAAGATCTACCCTGACAAAGTACTGGATTATCTCTTCTTAGGATCCTTGCGCACTGCACAGACGGTGACGGTGTACCACGATCTCGACATCTGCTATGTCCTTACGGTGGGACGCAACTTGGAGGCGGTAATTGAGCCGTGGATGCGGCAGCTTGTCCTTGCTGTTGACGACTTCCCGGAGCAGACATTGGCGCCCGTCTTCGAAGACGCCTTCAGCTTCATCGACGAGGCGAGGTCGCATAAGAAAGGCATCCTCATCCACTGCTTTGCTGGCCTGTCTAGGTCTGTCACGATTGCAGTAGCATACCTAATGCACCTCAAGGGGATCCCACGCGACGAGGCACTGGCCCTCGTACGCCTGGCGAGACCGGCGGCACGGCCAAATGATGGCTTTCTCCGCGAGCTGGGCGTCTACGAAGAGATCTTGCGTAGTCGCCACATCATTCAGGAGTAAggcgagaaggggaaaggagacGCATTTCTTTTCCCTCAGAGTTTCCTCCTTGCCGACTATAGTGGCGGAAGTGTTTCACTTCTACAACGCTATTTCCCTTCtgacgcgtgtgtgtgtgtgtgtgtgtctctctctctctctccgctgtcACGAATGCACGCACACGATAGAGTATCTCGGCGCATGATGGGTGTTGATGGGCTTTCCCTTCCTTCTGGAAAGATGTATGTCGGTTACTGACAGCCTCAGTGAACTTCTGTCTGACCGCCACGGTGGAATGTGCGTCCACTAAAGACGCACTGGCTTGCATTcattttcccttttcttcccccccctcccccccactcccttcctccttggGCGTATGCGGCTCACCCAACCCCGTGTCTACTCACAGCACTGCTGGCGACAAGGACAGAGGCGGAAGAACAGTAGAGTGAGGGACTTGGCATCAAACTTTAGGCCTCAAGAGGCCAACCGCACTGAAAGTGGAGGCAACTTATGGCACGTTTTCTTCATACCGAAAGTGAACCCACAACACGCCTGCTCGCGTGGAGAAGTATcgcaaaaaagaaaaaaaaacgttcTGCTGTCTGCATACAAAGATGGGTGAGGAGGTGTATGGAGGCGTGTATGCATACGTTCCTGAGGCCGATACGTGCTGTAGAGATGCGACCGTCAGAGCCCTGTTGCTCACTTTCATTACTGGCATAGTCTGTGAATTACTTATGTGGACGCGAAGGAAATTGAAAAAGAGAAGTGTGCCCTGCCTGTGATGCGTACCGTCGGCAGTTCGGTGCGCTTCATCTGCCATCTGTTGTTGCACTGTCGTCTGACACGCCTGTATGTTTTCATGGCGCTCCCTTCCCGCACTTGATTCCTCTGCTTCCTGCTTGGTAAAGGAATACCTCTGCCGTTGAATGTGAGTACCCGAGCGCACCGCAGCCTCAAGCGAACAAGTCTACCTGTGCGTGCTTCTATTGGTACTGATTTCGCTGTCGCTTCTGATCTCACttgcccccctctttctctggtCCTCTTTCATCTGTTCTTCTTGTGAGTGCACCCCGGGAAGGGAATGAGTGAAGTAAAAGAAAACCGTCAAACACACCTGCTCAGACTTGACAAGGCCGCAAGCGGCGAGCTCTCGAAAGGCGGTTTGCTGCTGTCCTCACTGTGTTCTGCTGTGTGACGTCATCACGTACttccccatcctcctcctcctcagacTGCCGACAGCGATACTCAACGgagcgcacgtgcgcaccgcATCACATGCACTTCTGTGTGCGGCGGGTCGTCTTTTACGGCTTCGTTTGGACGGCAGGGGATTTCTTCGCGCAGTTCTACGATGCTCACAGggaagcggcggcacggcGTGCCCGTGGTGAGAAGCGTGAGGAGCCGCGTCCGACTGGGGCGCAGATGTTGGGGATGCTGGACAAGGAGCGCCTCGGACATAATGGACTCTTCGGACTCCTGGCTGGTGGCGTTATCGGGCAGTACGAGCACCTCATCCCCCGTATCTTTGGCCCATTAACACGTCACATAACACCGTGTCTATTGGCACTTGGgctccagcagctgttgGTGACGCCTCTCATCCTTTGGTCCTACTTTAACGCGATGACCGCAGGGCGCGGAGGGCTAAGCGACCCGAGCTTTATGAGAGAACACAGCTTTGGTGCGCATCGACGACACGACCTCGCCAGCGTGGAGCGTCACATCCTTTATGATGTGATGCCGTATCCGCTTCTCGTTTCGTGGGGCGTGTACACGCCGCTCTTTATTCTGGCGTACATTGGTCAACACCGTGCATCCACGGTCCTTTCGTGCTGCCTCCACGTGCCGTGGTGCGGCCTCCTTTCCCACATGCAGAAGACTGACCTCCTTTAGCCTTCAGTACGTCGTTCGTTCTGCTACCTACTCGGAAAAGGGGTAATTGCTGCGGAAgggtgtatgggtgtgttTCTAAGGTGTTATTATAGAAACTGATGTGGACGTGCCTCACATGTAGCTGCCACATGGCAGAAggctgtgtttctctctcatttCCCCATGCTGGCTTTGCAAGCTCCGCCTGTCCTTTCTGTTGCTGTTATTATCGATGTTTGAGTtggtttgcttctcttcttgcaTACagctttccctctccctctgttctATTTCGTCCCTTGCCTgcgcgcgcatgtgcaccCATTCATTTGTGTGTCCGTGTTTCTGCGTGACTCTAATACAAGTAGCATCCGTGGTGAGCTTGTGAAAAGACAGAGACCGATGATCTGTCGCCATCGTTGTGCTACCGGGAGCTTTTATACGTAGTGCAACTGCACCGCACTCGTTCCTCAAATCACCACTTTTCGTCCTCTCACTTGTACGACTGTGCTCATACGCATGcgtgctttctctctgtgcttgcgTAATAGCGAGCTGAGGCgcgagtgagagggagaagcagcgtACATCCGAAACAGACTACCGATCTGCCTGTGTCTGCTGGGACgacacgcgcgcgccgccactcGGCAGTCGTTTTTCGAAAACTACGACCGAGATGCTATGTCACGGCCATCTTATACCCTCTCTGCTGTATACCCCGATGCCATCTTTACCCTTACTTCATCCTACGCTTTTGCTGTCATCTCTTGCCTCTTCTCATGCTTCTCCCGTACTCTCGCTTCGCTGACATGACGCCTCGTGCTCTTTACCATTCACAGTCTCTGGCGAATTTACATCTTCGTTTCGCTTCCCGCACTTCTCGCCTTTTTACTATCCGCTAATAGCGTCGCGTGGTAGCAGTGGTTTCAGGTTTGCCGCTTTTCTcatcctcttttccccctacgtgtcgctgcccccctccccccctctctctctttccttgtctcttttctattttttttttttcttgcttgACTTTGTGGCGGTTGTGCGGCGTAGTTTGGTTGCATGTGCGTCCCCGTacgttttctctcttcgtgttgttttcttttcttcgcttgACGTGTACCGTTTGGTGCCGCTCTATGATTGTTTGGTGTTGGTGGCTCCCAGTGCTTATATTTTAGGTTGCTTGGTTCCTGTTTCTTCATTAGTGTTCTGTGCGAATCTGGCGGtgcgctggtgtgtgtgtgtgtgtgtgtccccgTTTGTCTGTCTGCGTTTCTGCGTGTCTCCCATCTGTGCACGTGCTTGCCTGTTttacttctcttctcctcttttctttgctactttcctgctgccgccctgtGTTGcattgtgcgcgtgtggtgggCGAGCCTTTTCCAATTTCTCTTCGTTGCATCTTTTTCTATTCGAAGGGTATCACCGACAGcttctacccccccccccccacacacacatacgtcTTCCTGTGCGTTGTGATGCGTCGCGCCTAACCTCCCCCAATCAGCTTAGACCAGAAGAACGACAGGGACGCGGTGACCTTTGGCATTGCAGctgtcttcctccctttttaCTGATGCCTTTTGAAGGACACTACAGCAGCTGAGCATACCTGGTTCAAGAAGCTAAACAGAGTGCATCCTGTCGCTCTATGTACGTTGCGTGAACCAGAGCTTTCAGTGTGAGTGGTGTAGGTGTCTTTTTCGCTGTAGTTTGAGTCCCCAGGTTTTGGTCTTCCCCTGCTTTCTATAGAGCGTCACATCGTCAACGCAGTCTTCATGTGGTCACCTCTTATATCAGTGCTTCGTTAGTACCCTACCCCCTTTCCTCAACAGTGGATTGTGGCCCACGTTCGTGCTGCTACGCCGTGAGCCATCGATTTGGAGCGATCGTCATCGAGGAGCTCTTATTTTTTCTCACTATCTCGGACTGTTCAGTCGAGCCTGCAGAGTGTTGGATCCGTTGTAAGCCATACTAGTAGGCAATCAGAGGTGTGCTCAACAATTGTGAGCTTAacggcgtgcgtgcgcgcggtTTCGTTCTCCTCTACTGTTGACTGGGGTAGGCGAAGTGCCCACTATTGACATCCTCACGATGATTGGCGATAAGATTGACAGTacagaggcggtgcgctCAGCGAAGTGCTTACCGAAGAGCCCGACAAATTGGCTGCGGGAGGCGGCTCTTGAGGACCGCTACGGACTGTCCACCGCGACAAGCGAATCCTCATCAAACGCAAACTTACTCCGAAGCCGGAGTGAGACACAAGATGCTGCTACCATCACTGCCAGTGAGTGCGGTACCATCGACTCATGTATGCCCATTACTGATGAGGATCGGCAGGTGTGCACCCCGCTTGACggaccctcctcctccgaggAGGAGCCCCAGGTGCCACAAGCCATGTGCAACGCCGAGTTCCGCAAGTCGGTTGATGAAAGTCAGGTGCGGGAgtggcaggaggaggagacagcTTACTTGAAGCATGAGGGCTGGTGCGAGAACCGCCTTATCATCCTCATGCAAGAGGCATTCCGATGCAGCAACCAAAACCTGAAGCAGGAGTTCCACTCCGGCGCCATTTCGGCAGATGAATATGCCACCCGTGCGGCGGGGCTCAAAGATTCGCTGCAGCGGATCAAGAAAGAGTATCGCCGAACTCTGCTGCGTACACGAGATCGAAAGGGTGACTTGCCCAGCATTGCGAACAAGGCTGTCACGTGCATCGCTTCCGTGTACCcatggtgcagcagcggctttATATTGGGGTTTGAGGAGAATGTGAAGTTTGGGGAGTTGGAGGACATGGTGGGTTGCGGGGGCCGACGTTGCGCCCAACTGACGTCCACGATGTCCCAGCAGTCCACCCATGTCGCCCTGGCTCCTTCTCTTGACAAGGCTCCCATGTCAAAGGTGCCGTTCTCTGCCGTGTACCCCGAGCAGCCTAATGCGCCCGCGCCTCCGAGTGGTGGTCAGGCGGCCCGGCGTCATAGGCAGCATCTCACCGCGCCCCGCGTCACTGTCCCTCCTCTACAGCCTCTTTGCCAGCTCTTTCCGAATGGGATGACTGTAGGCGGGTCTCCGCTCCTGATGTCCCCGCATACCGCGACTTTGGCCGGTGCCGTCTCACCTGCTAGCGGATCTGTGCTGGTGGAGAGCTCAAACCGCAGCTTCTTTGTCGTCTCCCCCAAATCCCTGTCCCCCAACTTGCAGGCATCGGTGCCACCAGCGTCGATAGCTGGCCCAGTTCATAACGACGAGCTTCGATTACTAGAGAAGTGTCAGCTGGTTGTGCAGGGGATGGCTTTTGTGTCGCATTCGTTAGCATCGAGCATTTTCATCTCGAGTCGGCGCGCCACTATCGCGTCGACTCGGATGCAAAAGCGACTGGAACTTGCCAAGGACCAGGTGCAGTTTTCAGCGTCGTTTCCCGCGCCCTGCGCTACCGTGGTGGGTGCGCCGGCTTTCCCACCCCCACCTGCCTCCCTCATGACGAACATCTCTTTTCCGAATATTAACTCGATGAAACTTGACATGAGAGCTGCAGGCTCCAGAGCGACCACTTTGGGCCGTTGCATCAGTCACGTCATGCCctgcgcgtcgctgctccgCGCTCCTGGGGGCGACTCCTTCCGCGCAGACCCCTCCTCGAACGCTCCCGGAGAACCCAGTTCTCCCGCGTACGCACAGTCAGTGGCCGCTTCGGGCGAGTACTCTGTGGGATACCCTATGTGCTTCGCCTCGTGCCACCCTAGCCAGGTTGGATGCAATAACATGCATCGAGACCGCAGGAGCCTCTACTCACTTTCCCTTTCGATGCCGCCTGTGTcactggaggaggaaaagtaTGTTAAACAGCTGTGGTGACGTCGAAGCCCTACCTCAGCAGGGGCATCAAGGCGCTCATGATCTGCCTATGCTGGCAGGGATCAGTTACGTCTAGTGTAGAGGGATTTGCCATCATGCGCCAAACGGGAGCACTAACTGGAGCATCCACGCAGGACACACTAATGCGATTCTGAGCAACGTGCCCGGCAACCTCGCGCTTTCAATTACTCACTTCCCTGTTCTCTAAGGAGAGCGTGGCGGTCTGCCACTGTCGGTCATCGCAAGGCTTTGTCGTGGTGATGCCTGCATCACTGCTGAAACGCTGTTGtgtcccttttcctcctttccactATATCTCCAGATGGGTACGGTGGTTTTGTTTTTCATCTACTCTATTTCTCGTGTTTTGTGGAGCATGGGCTGCGCAGACTCCCCCTCGCTTCGGTCCATCAGCGCGCAGTGTTTTATTCTCCTACCAGCGCTCCGTGacggctgctgtgcatcACGGCGtccatttttttcttttctttagTGCAGTTGTGCTGTGCTGGTGACAATTGCCTCTTTTTTTGTCTCTTCCTGATTTCATTTGTTCTCTTAAAGCTCATGTTTGGGCCCGAATGGGGGCAGATACGACTCCCGGTGCCGGTCCCCAtgtctcctcctttcccctctttttaCAGCTGCTATGCTACTGCACTGCAGTATTGTGGCGACGTATCTCAactctctgccttctctctcttgtgaaTTAGGTGTGACGGGTGATACCACAATGTGTGTTCCATGtccatgcgtgtgtgtgtgtgtgtgtgtgtagcaaTGGTGACCTTGTGTGGCTGGTGAAAAGGGTAAGGGCGTATGTGGTCCTACAAATAAAGACGTTTCTTACTGAGTCGAGCTGAAACATAATCTTGCGATTGGTGGCTGTCTGTTTCTTTAGTCATTAGCTGTTATCTGTGGTCTACGAGACATTTTTCGCCCAAAACTTgcccttccttttcttttttccccatTCCTTGCCGCTATGTCTCTCCACGTCCGCCCCGCTACCAGAATACGCcggtttttttttgtatttGCTTCTCTGTTCATTCCTGCCCGTTGTCGTTCGCGTTTCCTTTGCTGTTGGCGATAGTCTTTGTGCGTGGAGCGCCCTTTTCAACCTCGAGGCATAGCTCTTGCTTTCTTTggtcttttccctcttcttgtgtgtgctctACTTCTcattttcctctttctctccctctgtgtggcTGACTCTCCCATCTCCACGTAactcccactctctcctctctccgcagttttccttttcttggAGTGGGCTTGGAGAGTGACACATGCCACTGTTGCTTCGTTGCTTCGTgctcgcgcgtgcgtgacAGTACTACAGACAGGCACTCtattcgttttttttttcgtttagATGTCAgtgtgtgcttctttctcttcggACACGCGCGCGTTTTTTATGTTCGCGACGATGGTTCGGTTGGACGCTGTTGTGTGGATCTCCAGGGTGCGCGCACAACGCACATCGGCATAGGGTGCAGTGTGATGAGTTTTTTGAGTGAGTAGGCGAAGACGCCTTACTGCGCTCACGCATCGTCACGATGTGCGAAGGCGTGAAGGTGCGTTTTTATGGCTGTGTTTGCTCGCCTCTTGCAACTCAACTGATTTCGAAGCAACGAAATCCCGAGGCGAAGGGCCAGTCTGCAAAATGTCGAGAAGAGGGGCGGCGGAGTGATGGAGGTACATTTCGGGCACAGGACGAGGCGACAcccaacgcacgcacatacacacacacagacatccAGTCAAGAGCTTTCATTTTTGAATAATTGTGGCCGGAAAGAGTGATTTACTTTTCGTctttgccccctccctcccctccccaacCCTTCGCCCCCTCAGACTTGCCGCTCCCAACGCTTATAAACGCTCGAAGGGACGCGAAAGCGTTTGCGAAGCCGCCAATTCTGTCAAGTGTCTGCAATCCCctaagggaaagaggggaaagagccGATAATTCCCGTGAGCAAGTGGGAATGGGCGATTGTATATTAGGGTGGCGCAACATGCGTAGGTCACGAAACGTCGGTGACTCAGATCCACCGTTGCCTTGGGACGCTGGGGCTTTTGCTGCTGACGTCAAAAGTGAATACGCAAAGAGTTTGGGGAAGCCAGACGAGTCCACGACGAGAAGATGCCCCCATAGAAGGGTACCGACGAAGACGGATGGGCGGTGAGCCAATCCGTGCCCCCCCCCGTAAAAGGAGCTCACCAAAGGTGAGAGCAGACGACGATTTTATTTTCTTGGCAAAAcgaccgaaaaaaaaagatcaCAACACAAATGGCTGAGTGCGAAGCGAGGGAGCTCATTTGATGTGGGACTCACGAAAGTGTGTGCCCTAATCCTCATCTGTACTTTCtcgtttcccctctccccttccttcccctctctctttcgtctttGTTTTGTGCCATTACCGACCTATACGCGCGCATTGACTTCTTCGTTTCTACTGTCCTACTTCCTGTGCTTGCCTCTCTTGCTTTTAATCCCAAGCGCTGTGCTCTCGTTTACACCACCTCCTACTTTGTGTAGAAGTTCGCACGCCGAACCCAAAAAAGTGGACACAAAAAATTCGCCTGATGAATACGCAAAGTGGAGTTGTGGGAACGAAGGCGATGTGGACCTCCAAACGAACAGTACAGgagcagagaaaaacagTGCCGTTGCGCCTGGTGCTGATTTGCGTTCCACGTAGTGATTTGTAAACTTTTACactgtgagggaggggggctttCTCAATACTCCAGAGGAGTTTgccgttcttttttttctctttggctTAGTTGCTTGTGCCGTGAGGGTTATCCTTGACTGCGCATCTCGCGCTCGCTCTatccttctttttctctgtgagGCCTGCAACGGCGCATTCTCTTTGTTCGActccacgcccccccccccccccccctcacccctccccctcactcgCTCCAATCCCAAAGCGCTGCCACATTAGAAGCCAGAAAAGCTCATAAGAACGTGAgggagtgagtgtgtgtgtttttttttatttttgaATCTCTCAGATACTTGTTTGCTGGTCTCTCTATCGGCGTGCATAGGTGCACCTTCGTAACTATGGGCGTGTGCTAAGGTCTGTAAAGCGCAGCTGTGAAACTAGAGCGTGGCTCTAGGCCGGTAAGTAGATTTTGAGCGAGGATCGGACAGGAGATCACGAGCGATTACGTTCGCATCAAGCAAGAGGACAATGCTGGGCCTAAAGTGAGGCACGATTGTGGCCCGAGGCCATACAAGAGCAAATACATGGGACTGGATCTTTCTCCCTCCATCTTTTCCTTAATCTATTTCATGGCGCACACAATAAGTGCCTGGCGCAGTGGTAGAGCCCCGTCGCCCTTTCCAAGGAAAGAGTATTCAAACACACATCTATAACGCTCCTTGTTCAAAGCACTTCACAGTGGAGCACAGCTACACCGATAAGCGTTCAGACGGAGGCCAAAGAACTCGTGATGTGGTACATTCAAACCCCGCAACCCCTCAAGAGCAGGGACGTGTGATCAACGCCATGACGTTCCACGAGAAGGTGCAGTCAACTTTGACAAACACCGAGAAGGCCATCTGCACGGCAACAGGAGAATACTCGACTTTGCCCCAGGGTGAGACAGACAGCAGGGTGCGCTCAGTGGAGGGCGGAACGGATGAGGGGTGCCACTCCTTGGCGAGGTGGAAAAGGACAAGGCGAAAGAGCGACTCCGGGGAGGTTCCATTTACCATGCGAAGTTCCACTCGCTCACCCCCAGTGGGGACGGTGATCGCGACGTACACCGTCTTCTTGGATGATGTCGAGGAACCTGTGGCGGAACTCGGTGCCATGACAGTGGGCGTTCCAGCCGCTTAGCCGCCTCTCTACCATAGCTGGTCTTGCGCGAAGCGTCTATACGGCGAACGTGCGGAAGAGTACGGCACCGGCATCGCGCAAGTGGAATACCCGCCTTTTTTCGACAAGGCAGCTTAACCAGCTGAATGGTCAACTGCTCGAGGAGGCTGCACCGAACATGAcaggcggcgcggctgccgcggaggACGACCTCAAACACCACACGGCGGAGCTCTTCCGCACCACAACTCTGCAGACGACCAGAAAGGGGAAACAGGACGATGCCCTGCGCACCGCGGCAACTCAAACAGAGGTGCGGGGAGCGGCGGAGGTCAGCCGCAAGGGCGGGCTGCGGACCCGCTGACAAACTATGGGTACCTCACAGCGAAGCActcggcacacgcagagccccTAGCGGCGATGCTGTGTCTGCAGGCCCTGCTGTCAGAAGAGCTGGTGGGCGCCAGAGACCGGACACTGCGCATCGCACCGGCCACGGGTGAGTCTGCAATCGTGGCAGCACAGGGGACGCACCACGGCTTCCGCGGAGTCGGAAGAGGCTACTGGCTTAACCggccgcgcgcgcacacaagaaGCCTCTACTTCTCCAGAAGGGGGCGGGGTAGAGGTGGCGCTCTTTTACATTGCAGTTCAGCGAAGCCCGGTGGATGTTCTGCCGCGCAGCCTCGCCGACGACTGCAGGCACCACTCGAGGTGCCACGCTCCGAGTCGCCGACGACTCGGCACTGCCTTTACTCGGGCCTGAGAAGTCTCCGCTATGCGGGCAGGCACTTGAAAGGTCGTCCCCGCTGGTGGCAACGCGGTCTGGCGGGTGGCAGACTTCTCTTATCTTTTGTCTTTTCTATGCAGGGCTCAGCGCGGGATCACTGACTTCATGCGCaaccgtggaggaggagccgctgcggagggCTTCTAGGCCGGTGCTGGGCCCTTTTCTGTTCCGCCGTCGTCGTGATGGGAAGCCACCCCTCCGCGATGAACCCAGGAGTATCCTCCCTTAGTTTCCTTGCACCCACCGGCGCTGAGAGCACCGACAACGTGCAACGCACACCACACTGGACGCGATACAACATGAGCAGCTCATacgcccacacgcagaggcgtgcggcggcgggggtggagggggttTTGCCCCGGCTAAATATCGTGACGACGTGGTGAGACCCGCGAGGGCAGCGAAGACACGGCCCCATCTGCCCCCTTACATAGGAAGGAGTACAGAGGAGCGGAGGTGACTAgcaggagcgccagcacTGCACATCACGCTCTTTTTAGCTCTTCACCTTTCCTTCTTACCCCGTGGCGCGATGACCTTCAtcacgcacccccctctctcctatTCTTCGATCTGTCTCTCGCATCGTTCCTGTGGCGTatgctgcacctcctgcgattcctgctctgcctcactggcgctgcttgtgctcttctcctgaACTCTTTTTCCC from the Leishmania panamensis strain MHOM/PA/94/PSC-1 chromosome 28 sequence genome contains:
- a CDS encoding phopshatase, putative (TriTrypDB/GeneDB-style sysID: LpmP.28.0170), which codes for MSKLPPVSTFCEFGEWKSEGNDSDHSSSSNSSSSSSTPCHASKRFSSFAAAALGKGQHKLSTLSISDTEDELRTEIEQSKSSLECNLSALRLSAVPSDVPVSIVRKISLSENKLVSLPEALFSNGSFCALVELVLNTNQLTSLPLSLFYLPYLQVLSVNNNSLTSLPFERVGGAARNAAGSPFLPSVRRIGMESNELQRLPLSLLEWCPLLEELFLAMNEAMLNEPVSYDCLQKIRRPSTKRVVLRVDNRPRFVKQLEEQRWAGTLPWLHVELNKIYPDKVLDYLFLGSLRTAQTVTVYHDLDICYVLTVGRNLEAVIEPWMRQLVLAVDDFPEQTLAPVFEDAFSFIDEARSHKKGILIHCFAGLSRSVTIAVAYLMHLKGIPRDEALALVRLARPAARPNDGFLRELGVYEEILRSRHIIQE
- a CDS encoding hypothetical protein (TriTrypDB/GeneDB-style sysID: LpmP.28.0190); the protein is MPITDEDRQVCTPLDGPSSSEEEPQVPQAMCNAEFRKSVDESQVREWQEEETAYLKHEGWCENRLIILMQEAFRCSNQNLKQEFHSGAISADEYATRAAGLKDSLQRIKKEYRRTLLRTRDRKGDLPSIANKAVTCIASVYPWCSSGFILGFEENVKFGELEDMVGCGGRRCAQLTSTMSQQSTHVALAPSLDKAPMSKVPFSAVYPEQPNAPAPPSGGQAARRHRQHLTAPRVTVPPLQPLCQLFPNGMTVGGSPLLMSPHTATLAGAVSPASGSVLVESSNRSFFVVSPKSLSPNLQASVPPASIAGPVHNDELRLLEKCQLVVQGMAFVSHSLASSIFISSRRATIASTRMQKRLELAKDQVQFSASFPAPCATVVGAPAFPPPPASLMTNISFPNINSMKLDMRAAGSRATTLGRCISHVMPCASLLRAPGGDSFRADPSSNAPGEPSSPAYAQSVAASGEYSVGYPMCFASCHPSQVGCNNMHRDRRSLYSLSLSMPPVSLEEEKYVKQLW
- a CDS encoding hypothetical protein (TriTrypDB/GeneDB-style sysID: LpmP.28.0180); the protein is MLGMLDKERLGHNGLFGLLAGGVIGQYEHLIPRIFGPLTRHITPCLLALGLQQLLVTPLILWSYFNAMTAGRGGLSDPSFMREHSFGAHRRHDLASVERHILYDVMPYPLLVSWGVYTPLFILAYIGQHRASTVLSCCLHVPWCGLLSHMQKTDLL